Sequence from the Burkholderia sp. GAS332 genome:
TCAAAGGATTCTCCGGATCGCGGTGCTACGCATGTTTCATACGATGTTCTTTTCGCTGCCCGGGTTATGAGCCGGGCAGCCGTTCGAATGCTCGCAAAAGCATAACCGTATTCACGTTTTGGCGTCGTCGGCCCATACAGGTCCGACGGCAGAAACAGATTCGGCAGCGTATGCTCGCGGCTGAGGCTGCATGGAGCTTCGCGAAGCGACGTGGGCCTGCATGAAAGCAGCATGTTGCGGCGCGCTTGGCTACGCGTGCGGAAACACGATCCGAGCGTACAACGAGTATAGGGAGAGGAATTGAATATGGCCTGGGAGCAATTCGAACACGGCTGGCGGCGCGCGCCGGCGACAATGCCGGCCAAGGCGTTGGTGGTGCTGATGCACGGCGTGGGCAGCAATGCGCGCGATCTGATGCCGCTTGCGGACATCTGGAGCGAGAGCCTGCCGGACGTGGCGTTCACCTCGCTCGACGGCACGGATGCTTTCGACGGCGGCTTCGGCGGACGGCAGTGGTTCAGCCTGAGCGACGTCAACGCGGGCAATCGGGAGGCCCGTGTCGCGGCCGCCTATCCGGCGTTGCGGCGCATGCTCGAAGCCGAGCTGGCGCACTGGCAAGTTCCTTTCGACCGGCTTGCATTAGTCGGTTTCTCGCAAGGCTCGATCATGGCGATGCATCACCTGGCGACGAGTGCGGAAGGCGCTGCGGCCGTTGTCGCGTATTCCGGGCGGCTCGCCTCGGTGATCGTCGCGCAGAACGGCACCCCGCTTACGCTCGTGCACGGTGAAGACGACGAAGTGATCCCGGTAGAGGAACTGGAATCCGCCGCCGATGCATTCAGCAACGCCGGCTACACGGTCGACGCCTACGTCTTGCCCGGCATTGGTCATACGATAAACGCGGACGGTGTCGAGCTCGGCAAACAGGCGCTGGAGCATGCGATGGGCGCTTTGTCGCGTGACTGACACAGCCCCGATTGAAAAGTGGCCCTAAAGATTCTGATCTGCTTGCCGTTAACTGCTCATTAGCATGAAAATCACCCCCGCCGCGCGGACCGCGCAACGCCCATCTGGGCGTGTCCAGCGGCTCGGGTTACCGGGGGCGCATTTTCCAAACTGCCCGGCAAGGGCGGATAACGACACATCAGAGCCTTCCTATGGCCAGACCGACGCCGCATTACCCGCTTTTCGATCGACTGTTCCGTCATTCCGTGGCGGTGGACCTCGGCACGGCCAATACCCTTATCTATACCGACAACGGTGGCATCGTGCTGAACGAGCCGTCCGTCGTGGCGTTCCAGAAAGAGCCTGCCGCCGGTCAAAAACGCGTGACGGCAGTGGGCGCCGAAGCGCGCCAACTGCTCGGCCGAGCGCCGCGCAACGTCGAAGCCGTGCGGCCGATGCGACATGGCGTGATTGCCAATTTTTCCGCAGCCGAGCAGATGATCCGGCAATTCGTCGACATGGCCCGCCCGCGGCCGCTGTTCAGCCGACGCGCCGCGTTCACCGTGTGCGTGCCGGCGGGCGCGACCCAGGTCGAGCGTCGCGCTATCAGGGAGGCCGCCGTGGCGGCCGGCGCATGGAAGGTCAGCCTGATCGGCGAATCGCTGGCGTCGGCGGTCGGTGCGGGCTTGCCGGTATCGGAAGCGGTCGGCTCGATGGTGGTCGACATTGGCGGCGGCACGACCGAAGTCGGTGTGATCTCGCTCGGCGGTCTCGCCTATAGCGGCTCGATTCGCGTGGGCGGCGACAGTTTCGACATGGCGATCGTCAGTTACGTGCGCAACCTGTATGGCGTGCTGCTCGGCGAGCAGACCGCCGAGCACGTCAAGAAGGGCATCGGTTCGGCCGTGCGCGACGTGCCGGTCGAGCATATGAACGCGACTGGACGCAGCGTCGACGACGGCTTGCCGCGCACGGTTCAGTTGAGCAACCACGATATCGCCGATGCGATCGAGGGCCCGTTGCGTCAGGTGATCGGCGCCGTGAAACGCGCGCTTGAAACGGCGCCTGCCGAACTGGTGACCGATATCGCGGACAGCGGCATCGTGCTGACCGGTGGCGGCGCGCTGCTCGGCAATCTGGGCCGCCGCCTGACCAGCGAATTGGGGCTCGACGTCCGCGTCGCTGACGAACCGCTCACGTGCGCGGTGCGTGGCGCGGGCGCGGCGGCAGCCGCCGGTTTGCTCGACGACAGCGCCTACGAATGATTGGATGCGGGACGTTCGCATGGCAGGTAACCGGGAGCCGGGCTAGGCGCCTGGGCCGGCCGGCGCGCTGCACCGGCCACGAGGCGAGCCGCATGGGGTACGAGGCACGATGCACGAGATCGCGAGGCACCCGGCATAAGTCGCGACACGTGCGCCGAACAAGCCTCGGCGCATACTGAATGGCTGTGTGACAATACGCGCCACGTCCCAATTTCAGGGACGCGAACACGTTTTCTTCCTCGAATCCATTTTCAGCCGGCACCGCCGTATTCAGGCGCTGCCGCGCCGTCTGTGAACCACCTGTGAATCAATCTGTTTCCGCCTCGTCCTCACCGGCATCCCCGTCCTTTATCGAACTGCATAGCGGTTTGCGCATGCCCTACGTGGAAGCCGGGGAGGGCGAACTGCTGCTGTTGGTGCATGGCTCGCTGTGCGATTACCGTTATTGGCAACCGCAACTGGCGGGTTTGTCGAAGCAGTACCGCTGCGTCTCGGTGAGTCTCACGCATTACTGGCCGGTGACGGACATCGAGCCCGACCAGCCGTTCAGTTGGAGCGAACATGCGGACGATGTGGCCGAGTTCATCGATCGTCTCGGCGCCGGGCCGGCGCACGTAGTAGGGCATTCGCGCGGCGGCTGCGTGGCATTTCATTTCGCACGGCGCCATCCGCAGTACGTGCGCACCTTGACGCTGGCCGACCCGGGTGGTCCGTTGCAGATCGCCGGACGACCGCCCGCGAGTTTGCCGGAGACCGTGAACGCATTGCGTGCGAAAGCGGCGCAGTTGATCGAAACAGGCGAGGTGGAAGCCGGCTTGCAGTTGTTCGTCGATTCGGTGAGCCGCCCCGGTTTCTGGGCGATGAGCACGCCGGGTTTTCGCAAAATGGCGACCGACAATGCACACACACTCGCGCGTCAATTCCGCGACCCGTTGCCCGCTTACGTACCCGAGCATGCGGCCGAAGTGCGCTGCCCTGTGCTGCTGATCGACGGCGAAAAGAGTCCCGACATGTTCCGCCGCACGGCGACGGCGCTGCAAACATGGCTGCCGGATGCGCGCCGCGAAACGGTACGTGGCGCCTCGCACGGGATGAATCTTGCGCATCCGGCAGCGTTCAATCGCTACGTCGACGAGTTCATTCGCTCAGTCGACGCTTGATCAGCGCGCGATGACCGCGTTGTGCACGCGCCCGCGTATGGGGCCGAGCACGGGCGATTGATCGCTGGATGCCGTTTAAGCCTTGCGATGCGCGTCTTTATCGAGCGCGCGTTCCGCTGCTTCGCCGACGAGGCCGTGGTAATACAGATGCACGCCGATCGCGAGCGAGTCGTTGCGAATTTCGTGGAAGGCCTTCCATGCCTTCACGGGGTCTTTGAACAGCAGATAGTGCGCTTCCTGCGCGATCAGATCCGCGACTTCGTGCAGACCATGGCCGTGCAGGACATTGACGAGTGCGTCGAGACTGTTATGGGTGCGTGCGTCGGTACGCGGGTAAAGCATATGCAGCACCGCCACGTCTTGCGTCTTCAGTGCTGCTGACAACGCCACGACGATGTCCTGGTGATTCAGCGCGCTGACGATGTTGTCGTCGGTGTGGACGTGATCCGGAAACAGTGTTTCGAGTGAGGCGTTCATCGGGTCCTTCCTGATCTTCTGGCTGATGAAAAAAGCCCGCCGTAGGACGGCGGGCCAAAGACAGCGATGTGTTCGCAGGGGAAGCAAAACACGGATTCAGTATCGCAGAGCGGCGTTGCTTATGCAGCTTGACTGCCGCAAAACATTGTTGCAGTAATTGTACGAACTTTCATTTAGCAGGCAACGTCGCCAAGCGGACGCAGCGCCTTTTCGAGCGGCGCACTTCCGTTTATTTCGGCGTGTTTCAGGCGACTTTGCCCATTTTTCAGGCAATGAATGTTGCGTCAGTCGAGATGGATTGTTGCTGCCATTCGACGCAATCAAAGCCCTTGCGGACCGTAGAATGCGAAGCGGAGCCTGAGCATGCCAAGCGATGATCCCACGATCCAGCATGCCGGCATGTGTGCGATATGAAAGTAAAAGGAACGTGTAGATGAACTCGAAGACACACGCAACGCTGAGTTTTTCCGACAGCGATCAAACGATTGATTTGCCCATTTATCAGGGCACACTCGGGCCGGACGTCATCGACATCCGCAAGCTGTACGGCCAGACGGGCAAGTTCACGTACGACCCGGGCTTCATGTCCACGGCGGCATGCAATTCCGAAATCACGTATATCGACGGTGACAAAGGCGAGCTGCTGTATCGCGGTTATCCGATCGACAATCTGGCGCAAAACGCCGACTTCCTTGAAACCTGCTACCTGCTGCTGAAGGGCGAACTGCCGAATGCGGCGCAGAAGGAAGAGTTCGTCACCACGGTTACGCAGCACACGATGGTGCACGAGCAGATGCATTTCTTCTTCCGCGGTTTTCGCCGTGACGCGCATCCGATGGCGATTCTGGTTGCTGCAGTTGGCGCGTTGTCGGCGTTCTATCACGATTCGCTCGACATCAGCAATCCGCAGCATCGTGACGTATCCGCGATCCGCATGATTGCGAAGCTGCCGACCCTGGTGGCGATGGCTTACAAGTACACCGTGGGGCAGCCGTTCGTTTATCCGAAGAACGACCTGTCGTATAGCGCGAATTTCATGCGCATGATGTTCGCCAATCCGGCGGAAGAGTATGAGGTCAATGACGTGCTGGTGCGCGCGCTGGATCGTATTCTGATTTTGCATGCGGATCACGAGCAGAATGCGTCGACCTCGACGGTGCGGTTGGCGGGGTCATCGGGCGCGAATCCATTTGCGTGTATCGCAGCGGGTATCGCTTGTTTGTGGGGACCGGCGCACGGTGGTGCGAATGAAGCTGCGTTGAATATGCTGGAGGAGATCGGTTCGGTCGACAACATTCCTGAGTTCATTGCGAAGGTGAAGGACAAGAACTCGGGTGTGAAGCTGATGGGGTTTGGTCATCGCGTCTACAAGAATTACGATCCGCGTGCGAAGCTGATGCGCGAGACTTGCTATGAAGTGCTGGAGGAGTTGGGCCTGCACGACGATCCGCTGTTCAAGCTGGCGATGGCGCTCGAGAAGATCGCGTTGGAAGACGACTACTTCGTGTCGCGGAAGTTGTATCCGAATGTTGATTTTTATTCGGGGATTGTGCAGCGTGCATTGGGCATCCCGACCGCGATGTTCACGTGTATCTTCGCGATGGCGCGTACGGTTGGGTGGATTGCGCAGTGGAATGAGATGATTGCCGATCCGGAGCAGAAGATTGGGCGGCCGCGGCAGTTGTTCGTGGGTGAGACTCAGCGTGAGGCTCGGGCGCTTGCCAAGCGGTAAAGGTTCGGTTTTTTGCCTGCTCGGCGGTTGTTGTCTGGTTGCCTGCGGTGTTGGCCTTTCCTTGATTTCTTAGTGGTTTATTAGCGTTGCCCCTGTGCGGGGCGGCACCTACTTTTCTTTGCCGGCCGCAAAGAAAAGTAGGCAAAAGAAAGCGGCTCGAACCCCCTGCTAAGCGGGTCTCTCGCACAGCCACGGTAGTGGTGCATCTGGAATCTGTGCTCTCGCACATTCCGCGTTCGTGACAAGGCAGTCATACTTCCGGCGGCGCTGCGCGCGCCGAAGCGCATTTCTTAAACCCGTGCGCTGCGTTTGGCGCTCGTGTTTTTCTCTGAACACTAGCGCGTCATTACGCGGCCACCGCCAGACATTTCATTCGGAGTGGATCTCGCTCGCAAGAGCACATACGCCTCGCCGAGGCGAAGCCGATGGCTCCCACCACACCCAAACGAAGCCCTTGGTTTCCCATGCAGACCCATCCGCGACGCACGTAGTGCGGAGTGGGAGCTGATGAGTGCTTTGTCACTACCGCCGAATGTGCGGGGGCACGGATTCCAGATGCACCACTACCGTTACTGTGCGAGAGACCCGCTTAGCAGGGGCCTCTAGCCGCTTTCTTTGCTTATCTTTCTTTGCGGCGGCAAAGAAAGTAAGTGCCGCCCCGCACAGGGGCAACACTAATAGACCACTAAGAAATCAAGGAAAGGCCAACGCCGTCAGCGCATAGCCAATAAGCGCCGCGCAGGCAATCAGATCAAGGAAAGGCCAACGCCGCCAGCGCACAGCCAATAGGCGCCGCGCAGGCAAAAAAACCAAACCTACCTGCACGTCCCGTGCCAAAAACAAAAAACCGAAACTCCCTTGTGATAAGTTCGTCTGACGCAAACAGACCCTCTACAATCGGAAGCGACGAGCCAGCACGCAGCGCTGACCGAAACCAAACCCGAACCTCAACGCGAAAGCGAAAAACCGAACCCCATAGGAGTGACCCTGATGCAGCAGCCAGAAGCCCTCGGCGGCCTGTCCCACTCGGGCGGAATCGACCACCGCGAACCCGAGCCGGACGGCGCGTTCATCCCGACAGAAAACCTCAACGTCGCGAGCGCTACCCAGCACGTGCTGAAGTCTGGCGACACCTTCATCGTCAACGACCCCCTCGGCGATATCACCGGCCACGACGACGGCCTGTTCGTCAACGACACCCGCGTCCTCTCGAGCCTGCGCCTCACCTTCGGCGGCCGCGCGCCTTCGTTGTTGTCAGGCAGCGTCAGCAGCGACAACACCTCATTCACCGCACATCTGACCAACCGCCCCCTGCCGCCGCTCGGCGGCGACAGCACACCGGAAGGCGTGATCCACGTCGAACGCGTGCGCGTGCTCTCCGGCACCGTGCTCAATGAAGCCATCGAACTCACCAACTACGGCACGAGCGACGCCGTCGTACCACTGTCCATCTCCTTCGCAAGCGACTTCCGCGACATGTTCGAAGTGCGCGGCCTCAAGCGCGACAAACAGGGCCGTGTCGAACCGGCACGCGTCGAAAATCGCGAGGTGCTGCTCGGCTATATCGGTCTCGATGACGTGGCGCGCAATGTGCAGATCGCCTTCTCGCCGGAGCCGGACAAGCTCTTCGCCGATCGTGCGGACTACACCGTCAAGCTGCCGGCGCAAGCGTGCGTGTCGATCTATCTGTCTGTCTCGGTGCAAGTCGTCGCGCAAGCCGACAAACCGGCCGCGGGCGTCGCGCAACCCACGCACGCGGTGAGCGAAGCCCATCTGTCGCAAATCGATGCGGAGCGGCCGCGCGTCGGCCGCGCTGCGGTGCGCGCCGCACTGGTCGACGCCCACCTGGTGATGCGTGAACGGCGCCGCGTCACCGCGCGGGTGCGGTCGAGCAATCCGCTCTTCAACGCGTGGATCGACCGCTCGCTTGCCGACCTGGGCCTGCTGACGACCGATCTCGCCACGGGGCCGTATCCCTACGCCGGCATCCCCTGGTTTTCAACGCCGTTCGGCCGCGATGCGATCATCACGTCGTTGCAGACGTTGTGGCTGCAACCGAATCTGGCCGCAGGCGTGCTGCGCTTTCTCGCCGAACATCAGGCGCGCGACAATTCGCCGTTTCGTGACGCCGCGCCCGGCAAGATCATGCACGAGATGCGCAAGGGTGAAATGGCCGCCACCGGCGAGGTGCCGTTCGCGCTGTACTACGGCGGCGTCGACAGCACGCCGCTCTTCATCGTGCTGGCCGGCGCCTATGCGGGACGCACGGGGGACCTCGCCCTGATCGACGAGTTGTGGCCGGCGTTGGAGCGCGCGGCGCAATGGGTCTCGGGCGTCTGCGACAAGAATCGTTATGGGCTGCTGGACTATCAGCGTGAGTCCGATGGCGGTCTCGCCAATCAAGGCTGGAAGGACAGCCACGATTCGGTCTTCCACGCCGATGGCCGCTTCCCCGACGGTCCTATCGCACTCGTCGAAGTGCAGGCGTATGCGAGCGCGGCATTCGACACGATGGCTCATTTCGCCAAGCTGCGGGGCCTGCACGATGCGGCCAAGCAATACAGCGAACGTGCGAAGAAAATCCGTCAGTGCGTCGAAGAAAAGTACTGGATGGAAGAGTCCGGCTTCTATGGCATCGCGCTCGACGGCCACGGCGAACTGTGCCGCGTGATGGCATCGAATGCCGGCCATTTGCTGGCCTTCGGTCTGCCCTCGCGCGAGCGCGGCGAAGCGGTGGTGCGCGCGCTCGACTCGACGCTGTTCCACACCGGCTGGGGCGTGCGCACGCTGGCCGCGAGCCAGGCGCGCTTCAATCCGATGGCGTATCACAACGGGTCGGTCTGGCCGCATGACAACGCGCTCTGCGCACGCGGCCTGTCGCAATACGGCGGCAAGGCAGCGGCGGTGCGGCTGTTGCAGGCGCTGTTCCAGGCGGCGGTCAATTTCGACATGCGCCTGCCCGAACTGTTCTGCGGTTTCCCGCGGCGGCGCGGCGAGCCGCCCACTGCCTATCCGGTCGCCTGTCTGCCGCAAGCCTGGGCGGCGGGCTCGCCGTTCATGATGCTGGAAGCGTGTCTGGGCATTACGATCGATGCGACCCGGCGCGAAGTGGTCATCGAACAGCCCATGCTGCCCGAGGGCATCGACTGGCTCGAAGTCGGCGACCTGAAGGTGGGCGATTCGTCGGTGTCGATCACGTTCCGGCGGATCGGCGACAAGGTGGTCGCGTCGGCGGCCGAGCAG
This genomic interval carries:
- a CDS encoding phospholipase/carboxylesterase codes for the protein MAWEQFEHGWRRAPATMPAKALVVLMHGVGSNARDLMPLADIWSESLPDVAFTSLDGTDAFDGGFGGRQWFSLSDVNAGNREARVAAAYPALRRMLEAELAHWQVPFDRLALVGFSQGSIMAMHHLATSAEGAAAVVAYSGRLASVIVAQNGTPLTLVHGEDDEVIPVEELESAADAFSNAGYTVDAYVLPGIGHTINADGVELGKQALEHAMGALSRD
- a CDS encoding rod shape-determining protein MreB, with translation MARPTPHYPLFDRLFRHSVAVDLGTANTLIYTDNGGIVLNEPSVVAFQKEPAAGQKRVTAVGAEARQLLGRAPRNVEAVRPMRHGVIANFSAAEQMIRQFVDMARPRPLFSRRAAFTVCVPAGATQVERRAIREAAVAAGAWKVSLIGESLASAVGAGLPVSEAVGSMVVDIGGGTTEVGVISLGGLAYSGSIRVGGDSFDMAIVSYVRNLYGVLLGEQTAEHVKKGIGSAVRDVPVEHMNATGRSVDDGLPRTVQLSNHDIADAIEGPLRQVIGAVKRALETAPAELVTDIADSGIVLTGGGALLGNLGRRLTSELGLDVRVADEPLTCAVRGAGAAAAAGLLDDSAYE
- a CDS encoding Pimeloyl-ACP methyl ester carboxylesterase (manually curated), whose amino-acid sequence is MNQSVSASSSPASPSFIELHSGLRMPYVEAGEGELLLLVHGSLCDYRYWQPQLAGLSKQYRCVSVSLTHYWPVTDIEPDQPFSWSEHADDVAEFIDRLGAGPAHVVGHSRGGCVAFHFARRHPQYVRTLTLADPGGPLQIAGRPPASLPETVNALRAKAAQLIETGEVEAGLQLFVDSVSRPGFWAMSTPGFRKMATDNAHTLARQFRDPLPAYVPEHAAEVRCPVLLIDGEKSPDMFRRTATALQTWLPDARRETVRGASHGMNLAHPAAFNRYVDEFIRSVDA
- a CDS encoding citrate synthase → MNSKTHATLSFSDSDQTIDLPIYQGTLGPDVIDIRKLYGQTGKFTYDPGFMSTAACNSEITYIDGDKGELLYRGYPIDNLAQNADFLETCYLLLKGELPNAAQKEEFVTTVTQHTMVHEQMHFFFRGFRRDAHPMAILVAAVGALSAFYHDSLDISNPQHRDVSAIRMIAKLPTLVAMAYKYTVGQPFVYPKNDLSYSANFMRMMFANPAEEYEVNDVLVRALDRILILHADHEQNASTSTVRLAGSSGANPFACIAAGIACLWGPAHGGANEAALNMLEEIGSVDNIPEFIAKVKDKNSGVKLMGFGHRVYKNYDPRAKLMRETCYEVLEELGLHDDPLFKLAMALEKIALEDDYFVSRKLYPNVDFYSGIVQRALGIPTAMFTCIFAMARTVGWIAQWNEMIADPEQKIGRPRQLFVGETQREARALAKR
- a CDS encoding Glycogen debranching enzyme (alpha-1,6-glucosidase), translated to MQQPEALGGLSHSGGIDHREPEPDGAFIPTENLNVASATQHVLKSGDTFIVNDPLGDITGHDDGLFVNDTRVLSSLRLTFGGRAPSLLSGSVSSDNTSFTAHLTNRPLPPLGGDSTPEGVIHVERVRVLSGTVLNEAIELTNYGTSDAVVPLSISFASDFRDMFEVRGLKRDKQGRVEPARVENREVLLGYIGLDDVARNVQIAFSPEPDKLFADRADYTVKLPAQACVSIYLSVSVQVVAQADKPAAGVAQPTHAVSEAHLSQIDAERPRVGRAAVRAALVDAHLVMRERRRVTARVRSSNPLFNAWIDRSLADLGLLTTDLATGPYPYAGIPWFSTPFGRDAIITSLQTLWLQPNLAAGVLRFLAEHQARDNSPFRDAAPGKIMHEMRKGEMAATGEVPFALYYGGVDSTPLFIVLAGAYAGRTGDLALIDELWPALERAAQWVSGVCDKNRYGLLDYQRESDGGLANQGWKDSHDSVFHADGRFPDGPIALVEVQAYASAAFDTMAHFAKLRGLHDAAKQYSERAKKIRQCVEEKYWMEESGFYGIALDGHGELCRVMASNAGHLLAFGLPSRERGEAVVRALDSTLFHTGWGVRTLAASQARFNPMAYHNGSVWPHDNALCARGLSQYGGKAAAVRLLQALFQAAVNFDMRLPELFCGFPRRRGEPPTAYPVACLPQAWAAGSPFMMLEACLGITIDATRREVVIEQPMLPEGIDWLEVGDLKVGDSSVSITFRRIGDKVVASAAEQGDVRVVALL